A window from Temnothorax longispinosus isolate EJ_2023e chromosome 1, Tlon_JGU_v1, whole genome shotgun sequence encodes these proteins:
- the LOC139808836 gene encoding retinoblastoma-like protein 1 isoform X4 has product MGQSDDIEDSMYGRHQDLCQKLNMDATAASEAWKSYETIRQNYTLEGDQLHWIGCAVYVACRKFSIPTVGRPGTNVEGNCVSLTRLLQLCNLPLIQFFTKSKSWADMANMPQDFRARIEKLEANFSVSMVIFKKYQPIFADIFKDPREDTSRPPRSRRHKAVPCTPSRVFEFCWTLFICIKGAIHDISDDLVNSYHLLLVCCDLVYNNALLANRKDLLNPNFPGLPANFNDDNYTLPQTPNCIINLLCERHDAIAVEAKAIKEYCVKNYINKLFNERILRGDQSNFSGMLEALNFDGNNKAVNKSYEQRMLSVGDFDERIFLGHDANENIGSPTQMMNIEDFHERLQMKREQHAGIQYLAPPTPLTGRKYLRSKDMSNITPVTTATQSVIKLQALIAGQSAPSESLLQMLKNCSQDVKSLLEAKVKQIGEQFCANYNNNNANITNINNGPSDFGKKRLLMGQTLFYKLLEMILNDEKRKKPNDDITNLLLNEVFIQCLFACCLEIVIYSYKSNDKIFPWILKALNLDAYYFYKVIEIIVRAEDQLSRDVVKHLNQIEEKILESLAWQSDSPLWQTIESLPDGVPSCEEVSLPGTLETTDPNALGQPVLRRIALDRERTHHDVQQSPISSASERFQSPIAASGVAKKRLFSETRITGQSVLRVGQSVLSSNRMVLDNGQRILLVPDQITVSKASGTQALNNSAQATNKDAAKPKRTGSVALFFRKFYNLACVRMQDLCNSLEISDNDKKKIWTIFEYSIKERTKLMKDRHLDQILMCAIYVICKLVRMERNSFTEIMRCYRLQPQAESHIYRSVLIEKVSNDGDPGTTGNERSEDNTMLGENMTPPTPTNMAGTSQNFDGEIRGDLIKFYNTMYVPQVKEFANKFGSARGSVMNLSLSPLPKGKAPANSPVRRVTSSIMTRTLDPKAISASPAPQLSYCFSRSPAKDLEAINKMMISVDAKKSVGKRLLTDDTDVEMTEGSSPKKTATFVARKLENIIGERRTQNQ; this is encoded by the exons ATGGGGCAGTCGGACGATATTGAGGATTCGATGTACGGGCGGCACCAGGATCTTTGCCAGAAGCTGAATATGGATGCGACCGCCGCGTCCGAGGCCTGGAAATCCTATGAGACTATCCGGCAGAACTACACCCTTGAG GGTGACCAGTTGCACTGGATAGGATGTGCAGTATACGTAGCTTGTAGAAAATTCTCTATACCTACAGTAGGAAGACCAGGTACTAATGTAGAAGGCAACTGCGTGTCGCTGACCCGTCTCTTGCAACTGTGTAATCTGCCACTGATACAGTTCTTTACAAAGAGCAAATCCTGGGCAGATATGGCAAATATGCCACAGGACTTTCGTGCCAGGATAGAAAAGCTAGAAGCTAATTTCTCAGTATCCatggttatatttaaaaaatatcagccGATATTTGCTGATATATTCAAGGATCCACGAGAGGATACCTCTAGACCACCTAGATCTAGGAGGCACAAAGCGGTGCCCTGTACACCCAGCAGGGTCTTTGAATTCTGCTGGACGCTctttatatgcataaaaggtGCAATTCATGATATCTCTGACGATCTTGTTAACTCTTACCACCTCTTGCTGGTTTGCTGTGATCTTGTATACAACAACGCTCTATTGGCTAACAGAAAAGACTTGCTGAATCCTAATTTTCCTG GCTTACCAGCAAATTTCAACGATGATAATTATACTTTACCACAAACACcaaattgcattattaatttgctGTGTGAGCGTCATGATGCAATTGCTGTTGAGGCTAAAGCCATAAAGGAGTACTGTGTGAAGAATTATATCAACAAGTTATTTAATGAAAGGATCTTGCGTGGTGATCAGTCAAATTTCTCCGGTATGCTAGAGGCGTTGAATTTTGATGGTAATAACAAGGCCGTTAACAAATCTTATGAACAGCGTATGCTAAGTGTCGGAGACTTTGATGAAAGAATTTTCTTag GCCATGACGCTAATGAAAACATTGGTTCTCCTACGCAAATGATGAACATTGAAGATTTTCACGAACGATTGCAAATGAAGAGAGAACAACATGCTGGG ATACAATATTTGGCACCTCCTACACCATTGACCGGACGTAAATACCTTCGATCGAAGGACATGTCTAATATAACACCAGTGACTACGGCAACTCAAAGTGTTATTAAGTTACAAGCTTTGATAGCTGGACAATCTGCTCCAAGCGAAAGTCTATTACAGATGCTCAAAAACTGTTCTCAAGACGTTAAGTCCTTACTTGAGGCAAAAGTTAAACAGATTGGTGAACAATTTTGTgcaaactataataataataacgcaaATATcactaatataaataacggTCCATCTGACTTTGGAAAGAAGCGCCTTCTCATGGGACAAACCCTGTTTTACAAACTTCTAGAAATGATTTTAAACGACGAGAAACGCAAAAAACCGAATGATGACATAACT AATCTTCTTTTGAACGAAGTCTTTATCCAATGCCTTTTTGCCTGCTGTCTTGAAATAGTTATATATTCATACAAAAGCAATGATAAGATATTCCCCTGGATATTGAAGGCTTTGAATCTGGATGCTTACTATTTCTATAAGGTCATAGAAATTATAGTAAGAGCCGAAGATCAATTGTCGCGAGATGTTGTCAAGCACTTGAATCAGATCGAAGAGAAGATTCTGGAGTCCTTGGCTTGGCAAAGTGATAGTCCTTTGTGGCAAACTATCGAGTCTTTGCCGGACGGTGTGCCGAGTTGTGAGGAAGTTTCTTTGCCTGGTACTTTGGAAACTACTGATCCGAACGCTCTTGGTCAACCTGTATTAAGACGGATTGCTTTAGATCGGGAACGTACTCATCATGATGTTCAACAAAGTCCAATTTCATCCGCTTCGGAaag ATTTCAGTCTCCTATCGCAGCATCTGGTGTAGCAAAGAAGCGATTATTTTCCGAGACCAGAATCACCGGTCAAAGCGTCCTTCGTGTTGGGCAGAGTGTGTTGTCCTCTAATAGAATGGTATTAGACAATGGTCAAAGGATACTCTTAGTACCCGATCAAATTACTGTTTCTAAAGCGTCAGGCACACAAGCGTTAAATAATTCCGCACAAGCGACGAACAAAGATGCGGCTAAACCGAAGAGGACGGGCTCCGTTGCACTGTTCTTCCGAAAGTTTTACAATCTTGCGTGTGTACGTATGCAGGACTTGTGCAATTCATTGGAGATATCGGATAacgataagaaaaagatatggACAATCTTCGAATACTCCATCAAGGAACGTACTAAATTGATGAAGGACCGGCATCTCGATCAGATCTTAATGTGtgcaatttatgtaatatgtaaactGGTCAGGATGGAGAGAAACTCGTTCACGGAAATTATGCGATGTTATCGTCTACAACCGCAGGCGGAGTCACATATATACAGATCGGTGCTTATAGAAAAAGTTTCTAATGACGGTGATCCAGGGACAACTGGTAACGAAAGATCGGAGGATAATACTATGTTAGGGGAAAATATGACTCCACCAACGCCGACAAATATGGCCGGAACGTCGCAAAACTTTGATGGAGAGATACGCGGCGACTTAATCAAGTTCTATAACACGATGTATGTTCCGCAGGTCAAGGAATTTGCGAACAAATTCGGATCGGCTCGCGGTAGCGTCATGAATCTCTCGTTGAGTCCTTTACCGAAAGGAAAGGCACCTGCTAATTCTCCAGTGAGACGTGTCACTAGTAGTATTATGACACGCACTCTAGATCCGAAGGCTATCAGTGCATCACCGGCGCCGCAATTAAGTTATTGCTTCAGTCGTAGCCCTGCTaag GATTTAGAAGCTATCAATAAGATGATGATTTCTGTGGACGCGAAAAAAAGTGTAGGAAAGCGATTACTTACCGATGACACGGATGTAGAAATGACGGAAGGTTCATCTCCTAAAAAAACTGCAACTTTTGTTGCAcggaaattagaaaatatcatTGGAGAACGACGAACGCAAAATCAATAA